From a single Shewanella denitrificans OS217 genomic region:
- a CDS encoding mechanosensitive ion channel domain-containing protein, with protein MSNHILLSLSYLAVFFFAQHQVKKWILSQANRKQISEVRSRLVIQLISYLMFFVTASVMAVSLGLGYQEVSLFVSSAFAVLGVALFAQWSILSNITAGVLIFFVFPYRIGDRIRIVEKDEDLTGVIVEISIFHVLIKRDVGDLMTYPNSLMLQKAVIKLSPLTDVSPHVEALEDKQSQ; from the coding sequence ATGTCGAATCATATTTTATTAAGTTTAAGTTATTTAGCTGTGTTCTTCTTTGCCCAGCATCAAGTCAAAAAATGGATTTTATCTCAGGCTAATCGCAAGCAAATCAGTGAAGTTCGCAGTCGATTAGTTATCCAGCTTATCTCCTACCTGATGTTTTTCGTGACTGCATCTGTTATGGCGGTCTCCCTAGGCTTAGGTTACCAAGAGGTGTCATTATTCGTGTCGTCGGCGTTTGCCGTATTGGGCGTCGCCTTATTTGCACAGTGGTCGATTCTTAGTAATATTACCGCTGGGGTGCTGATATTTTTTGTGTTTCCCTATCGCATTGGCGACAGGATCCGCATCGTTGAGAAAGATGAAGACCTAACAGGTGTCATCGTTGAAATCAGTATTTTTCATGTGCTGATAAAACGAGATGTGGGTGACTTAATGACCTACCCTAATAGCTTAATGCTGCAAAAGGCCGTCATCAAATTAAGCCCACTCACTGACGTATCCCCTCACGTTGAAGCTCTTGAAGATAAGCAATCGCAATAA
- a CDS encoding S8 family serine peptidase, with protein MQKSIVAMSITAALLMGCGSDKKPVVEVINTAPVSEDVAFNATQSIAIKGMLSGKDAEGNITFSVNAADFAHGTFTLVNAATGEFTYLTNAMEGKEVVQFKVSDGKLDSMSTLSIDIEGGDPLYVHQWHLNNSGQSAFAINRGKAGEDMNVAEAIAQKTFGQGVTVAVVDDGLEIAHPDLKNNVVSGGSYNLITGTIDSTPFSGASGHGTAVAGIIAAEGWNGIGGRGVAPKAKLIGFNFLDSDPTGAVTSVQTFENFVKSHGGNSLSDYARVFNQSYGYSIPFPDLFDEDENEVYAETSTKSADGKGSVFVKSAGNGYQYFRYSGTYWIPGDYFSARALGVPANQGLPFHNSNMTSSNANVYNLVVSAINAKGELSSYSSAGANIFVTAPGGEYGEDNPAIVTTDREGCTNGYAITEDRPGTPFHGGLHPLNLDCNYTSTMNGTSSAAPNTSGAVAMIMSANPALTWRDVRHVLATTATKVDADIAAKKVKLGTAEDALEYTAIAGWETNAAGLNFHNLYGFGRVDVSAAVKAAKEYKTDLGKYVVTDWVSSEDLAKAIPDQSLTGATDKLAIEDNLIVEAVQIELTADHLRLPDLAVELISPAGTKSVIMTPYNGMVYQGVMNATDPDDLVTGYNKTPMLSNAFYGESTKGEWTLKVIDVNSGDYSFIKYNVRGSIAIPNEANGELKGWSIRFHGHAAG; from the coding sequence ATGCAGAAGTCAATTGTTGCGATGAGTATAACTGCGGCCCTATTAATGGGTTGTGGCAGTGATAAAAAGCCTGTAGTGGAAGTTATCAATACAGCCCCTGTAAGTGAAGATGTGGCATTTAATGCGACTCAATCTATTGCAATTAAGGGCATGTTAAGTGGAAAAGATGCTGAAGGTAATATCACATTTTCTGTGAATGCCGCTGATTTTGCCCACGGTACTTTTACTTTAGTGAATGCTGCTACCGGTGAATTTACGTATTTAACAAACGCTATGGAAGGCAAGGAAGTTGTTCAATTTAAAGTCAGTGATGGAAAATTAGATTCAATGTCAACGTTATCGATTGACATTGAAGGTGGTGATCCACTTTACGTACATCAGTGGCATTTAAATAATTCAGGCCAAAGTGCGTTTGCTATTAATCGTGGTAAAGCGGGTGAAGACATGAATGTGGCTGAGGCAATTGCCCAGAAGACATTTGGTCAAGGCGTTACAGTTGCAGTTGTCGATGATGGCTTGGAAATAGCGCACCCAGATCTTAAAAACAACGTTGTTTCTGGTGGTTCATATAATTTAATCACAGGCACCATAGATTCAACGCCATTTAGTGGCGCTTCAGGACATGGCACTGCCGTTGCTGGTATTATTGCAGCCGAAGGTTGGAATGGCATTGGTGGCCGTGGCGTCGCGCCAAAAGCTAAATTGATCGGCTTTAACTTTTTAGATAGTGATCCAACTGGCGCAGTGACTAGCGTGCAAACGTTTGAGAATTTCGTGAAATCTCACGGCGGTAATTCACTGAGTGACTACGCGCGCGTATTTAATCAAAGCTATGGATACTCGATTCCCTTCCCAGATCTTTTTGATGAAGATGAAAACGAAGTCTATGCCGAAACTTCTACAAAAAGTGCCGACGGGAAAGGAAGTGTTTTTGTGAAGTCTGCTGGTAATGGTTATCAGTATTTCCGTTATTCTGGCACATACTGGATCCCGGGTGATTATTTCTCAGCTCGTGCCTTAGGCGTTCCAGCAAACCAAGGGTTACCTTTCCATAACTCTAATATGACCTCTAGCAACGCTAACGTTTATAACTTAGTTGTCAGTGCGATTAATGCAAAAGGTGAGTTGTCTAGCTACTCTTCCGCAGGGGCAAACATTTTTGTGACAGCACCAGGTGGTGAGTATGGGGAAGATAACCCTGCTATCGTTACTACTGATAGAGAAGGTTGTACTAACGGTTATGCAATTACAGAAGACCGTCCAGGCACACCATTCCACGGTGGTTTACATCCATTGAATCTGGATTGTAACTATACTTCTACTATGAATGGTACCTCTTCTGCAGCCCCTAATACCTCAGGTGCAGTAGCTATGATAATGAGTGCCAACCCAGCACTAACGTGGCGTGATGTGCGTCATGTATTGGCAACGACAGCCACTAAGGTAGATGCAGATATTGCAGCTAAAAAAGTGAAGTTAGGTACAGCTGAAGATGCACTGGAATATACTGCTATCGCAGGCTGGGAAACCAATGCTGCCGGTCTAAATTTCCATAACCTATATGGTTTTGGTCGTGTTGATGTCAGCGCTGCTGTAAAAGCAGCCAAAGAATATAAGACTGATCTAGGTAAGTATGTTGTTACTGATTGGGTGAGCTCTGAGGATCTTGCTAAGGCCATTCCAGATCAAAGCTTAACGGGAGCAACTGACAAGCTTGCCATCGAAGATAACTTGATTGTTGAAGCGGTTCAAATTGAGCTGACTGCAGACCATTTACGTCTTCCTGATCTAGCGGTTGAGTTGATTTCGCCCGCTGGAACTAAGAGCGTTATCATGACTCCATACAATGGTATGGTGTATCAAGGCGTGATGAATGCAACAGATCCTGATGATTTAGTTACTGGCTATAATAAGACTCCTATGCTATCAAACGCATTCTATGGCGAGTCGACTAAAGGCGAATGGACTCTGAAAGTAATAGACGTTAACAGCGGTGATTATAGTTTCATCAAGTACAATGTACGGGGTAGCATTGCCATCCCAAATGAAGCTAATGGTGAGCTAAAAGGTTGGTCAATTCGCTTCCATGGTCACGCAGCTGGTTAA
- a CDS encoding dienelactone hydrolase family protein: MKVIQSVHDLITKTGPMRTQVYRPKSDGQFASIIFYSEIFQQTAPIARMATMLAGHGFVVLVPEIFHELNPIGTVLGYDEAGKNKGNQDKSIKPLEQHDSDTQALVDFALSQAYCSNKIGTIGVCIGGHLAYRAALNADVCAAFCLYPTDIHSGSLPSLAGNDSLSRTKDIHAELVMVFGKQDPHVSSEGRKIIYQALEAQGIDFTWQEVNAEHAFMRDEDERYDAALALQMYTHAVSLFNRVLK; this comes from the coding sequence ATGAAAGTGATCCAATCCGTGCATGACTTAATCACTAAGACAGGTCCTATGCGCACCCAAGTATACCGCCCTAAAAGTGACGGCCAGTTTGCGAGCATTATCTTTTATTCAGAAATTTTTCAGCAAACGGCGCCAATAGCCAGAATGGCAACTATGCTCGCAGGGCATGGATTTGTGGTGTTAGTACCGGAAATATTTCATGAACTGAATCCCATTGGCACAGTGTTAGGTTATGACGAGGCGGGTAAAAATAAAGGCAATCAAGACAAGTCGATTAAACCCTTAGAGCAACATGATAGTGATACTCAGGCCTTGGTGGATTTTGCGTTAAGCCAGGCCTATTGCAGTAATAAAATTGGGACTATTGGGGTGTGCATTGGTGGGCATCTTGCTTATCGCGCCGCATTAAATGCCGATGTCTGCGCGGCATTTTGTTTATACCCAACTGACATTCACTCAGGCAGTTTACCTAGCCTAGCTGGTAATGACAGCTTAAGCCGCACTAAAGATATTCATGCAGAGCTTGTTATGGTCTTTGGTAAACAAGACCCACACGTTTCCAGTGAAGGGCGTAAAATTATCTATCAAGCATTAGAAGCTCAAGGGATAGATTTTACTTGGCAAGAAGTCAATGCAGAGCACGCCTTTATGCGTGATGAAGATGAACGGTACGATGCTGCCTTAGCATTGCAAATGTATACGCATGCTGTGTCATTATTTAATCGAGTATTAAAATAA
- a CDS encoding 2-hydroxyacid dehydrogenase codes for MKIGFFSAKHYDIVHFSAINKDFGAHIEYFDSRICMQNAKLAQGFEVVCAFVNDSLCEEVLIELAKGGTKILAMRCAGVNNVDLLAAQRLGITVVNVPAYSPESVAEHSIALMLTLNRKIHKAYHRTRDSNFDLNGLVGFNMQGKTVGVIGTGKIGLATIKILLGFGCKVLAFDPYPNQAVIDLGISYIELDSLYAQSDIISLHCPQTKDNHHLLNNNSFAKMKPGVMIINTSRGGLLNAFDAMEALKTGKIGALGLDVYENEKGLFFEDKSNEIMQDDVFSRLSACHNVIFTGHQAFLTEEALNAIAETTLTNIQTLAAGQVCGNELH; via the coding sequence ATGAAAATAGGTTTTTTTAGCGCCAAGCATTACGACATAGTGCATTTTTCTGCGATCAATAAAGACTTTGGTGCCCACATTGAATATTTTGACTCTCGGATCTGCATGCAAAATGCCAAGCTTGCTCAAGGATTTGAAGTGGTGTGTGCTTTCGTTAATGATTCTTTATGTGAAGAAGTGTTAATCGAGTTGGCTAAAGGCGGCACTAAAATTCTCGCCATGCGCTGTGCGGGGGTTAACAATGTGGATTTGCTTGCGGCACAGCGCTTAGGGATCACTGTGGTTAACGTGCCAGCCTATTCTCCAGAGTCGGTTGCCGAACATAGCATAGCCTTGATGCTGACCCTAAATCGTAAGATCCATAAGGCCTATCATAGAACACGGGATTCAAACTTCGATTTAAACGGTTTAGTCGGCTTTAATATGCAGGGCAAAACTGTGGGCGTAATAGGCACAGGGAAAATTGGCCTCGCCACCATTAAAATTTTGCTTGGCTTTGGCTGTAAGGTGCTGGCTTTTGATCCTTATCCTAATCAAGCCGTGATTGATTTAGGTATTAGCTATATCGAGCTCGACAGCCTCTATGCCCAGAGTGATATTATCAGCCTGCATTGCCCTCAAACCAAAGATAATCATCACTTACTCAATAATAATAGCTTTGCCAAAATGAAGCCTGGCGTCATGATAATTAATACCAGTCGCGGCGGACTATTGAATGCTTTCGATGCCATGGAAGCCCTTAAAACAGGTAAAATTGGTGCCTTAGGGTTAGATGTTTACGAAAATGAGAAAGGGCTATTTTTTGAGGATAAGTCCAATGAGATTATGCAAGATGATGTATTTAGCCGTCTATCGGCTTGTCATAATGTCATTTTTACTGGCCATCAAGCATTTCTAACCGAAGAGGCGCTCAATGCTATTGCAGAGACGACTTTGACCAACATTCAAACACTGGCCGCAGGGCAAGTGTGTGGTAATGAGTTGCACTAA
- the rluA gene encoding bifunctional tRNA pseudouridine(32) synthase/23S rRNA pseudouridine(746) synthase RluA, translated as MTDFVYQPPTTPWLEILHQDKDVLVVNKPSGLLSVPGRDPAHSDSIYSRVLAQFPNAHIVHRLDMATSGVMVVALRRSAERELKRQFHDRETKKVYYARVAGHLSPVHTRVDLPLICDWPNRPKQKVDHKLGKPSSTLVKIISYGKRSTLVKLSPITGRSHQLRVHMMALGHPILGDGFYADALAKRLAPRLLLHAAELTFCHPYSQDTLHFSADASFMLPEGEQ; from the coding sequence ATGACTGATTTTGTTTACCAGCCCCCTACGACACCTTGGCTTGAGATTTTACATCAAGATAAAGACGTGTTGGTGGTTAATAAGCCTTCAGGACTATTGTCTGTTCCTGGACGAGACCCCGCTCACAGCGACAGCATCTACAGTCGAGTTCTCGCGCAATTTCCTAACGCGCATATCGTCCACAGGCTAGACATGGCAACATCTGGGGTCATGGTGGTAGCACTGAGACGCAGTGCAGAGCGAGAGCTAAAGCGCCAATTTCATGACCGTGAAACCAAGAAAGTCTATTATGCAAGGGTCGCAGGTCACTTAAGCCCTGTCCATACCCGTGTCGATTTACCGTTAATTTGTGATTGGCCAAATAGGCCCAAACAAAAAGTGGATCATAAACTCGGTAAGCCGTCCAGCACGCTAGTTAAAATCATTAGTTATGGTAAGCGCTCTACATTGGTCAAGCTTAGCCCTATTACTGGGCGCTCTCACCAACTCAGGGTACATATGATGGCGCTGGGTCATCCTATCCTAGGTGATGGCTTCTATGCTGATGCGCTCGCTAAACGCTTAGCGCCAAGGCTGTTACTTCATGCTGCAGAGCTCACTTTCTGCCATCCTTACTCCCAAGATACGTTGCACTTTAGTGCCGATGCCAGCTTTATGCTGCCGGAAGGTGAACAATAA
- the asnC gene encoding transcriptional regulator AsnC, with protein sequence MDTAFQRDQLDNHILEALMQDARTPFAELAKRFNVSAGTIHVRVEKMKQAGIITGAQITVNPKALGYDVCCFIGINLKSAGDYPAAIAKLNALEEVVEAYYTTGNYSIFVKVMCQSIEALQHVLINRIQSIDEIQSTETLISLQNPIVRSVKP encoded by the coding sequence GTGGATACCGCATTTCAGCGCGACCAACTCGACAATCATATTCTTGAAGCCCTAATGCAAGACGCCCGCACCCCCTTTGCCGAACTGGCAAAACGCTTTAATGTTAGCGCTGGCACCATCCACGTACGAGTGGAAAAAATGAAACAAGCTGGCATCATTACTGGGGCACAAATTACCGTCAATCCCAAAGCCCTAGGTTATGATGTCTGTTGTTTTATCGGGATTAATCTTAAAAGCGCTGGAGATTATCCAGCCGCCATAGCCAAGCTTAATGCCCTAGAAGAAGTTGTCGAAGCCTATTACACCACAGGCAACTACAGCATCTTTGTTAAAGTCATGTGTCAATCCATAGAAGCGTTACAGCATGTGTTGATAAATCGCATTCAATCTATCGATGAAATCCAATCCACAGAAACCCTCATCAGCCTACAAAACCCCATAGTCAGAAGCGTAAAACCATAG